The genomic stretch TGTTCATagcaaacacatccaggaagttTGCCACAAAATCCAGGTCCTGCACTGTCAGGGGAAGCACCAGTTGTACCCGTGTGGCCTCGGTCACATACGGCATGGGAATAATTTCCACCTTACTTAGGGGCCGCACCAAGCTGACTCGCTTGGCCAGAACGTGGCTGTGGCCCTTCTGGGTgactgcctccagcagcaggtccaGTGTGTACTCCATGCCCCGCGTGGGGTCGAAGCGCCGGTAGCCGTTCAGCAGCTGCCGCTTGCTGAAGCGGAGCAGCGGCTGGTAGCGACGGTTCAGCTGCTCCAGTGCAGAGTCAATGATCTCACTGACATCTGCTTTGCTGGCTCCAGAGAGCTCGCACTTTGGGGACCCGTCTGGGCAGGAGAAGAGGTGCTGCTCAGTGAAGTAGTCCCAGCTGATTACCTCAAAACGTGACTTTGGAAGAAATGGGGCATTAATGCCCACTGGCCAGGTCAAGCCTGCCTCGCCTGCAGGGGTCAGTGAAGTCAAGTTCCTGATCTGCATCTGTGCAAAGAGAGAAGGCTCGCTGATCCCTATGGCTTCTTGGAGCCCATCTCCCACCCAGTTCCACCAGCCTTGGCTGGTGAAGGAAGGAAGTGCAGGTCATCAGCAGTTTGGAGACAGCCTGGGAAGTCTGCTGAGGATGggggctgctcctgctttccttccttctcttgcttCTCCACATCTCTGGAGGGGCTTACATACCGTTCTGCTCCCGAGGACTGCCTTCTTGTTTGCTGTGACTGCCATACATTCAGGGGGCTGAATATAGCTTTATATAGGCACTGGTATAGTTTGGTTATTTTCATATCTGCACCTACagatctcttctcttttcctgatCCCCCTTtttggctggggagaggtcacTGGGTGACAGAgcaactgctgcagtttatccCAAATAGAGGCTAAACAAAGACAACCACCTAGAACTGTACTGTACTAGCATCACACCATCAGTTTTGGGTGACATAGCCTCAGAAGTACTATTTCTCAGAGGCAGGACTACATCCTGCATCTGTCTGGCAGTCACCTACAAACAGAAGCAATAATCTTCTTCTGATaccttgaaagaaaagaaaagctgtttgGTGGAGAAACTTTTGCAGATATCCCTCACCACATACCTGGAGGTCCTGGATCTCCTGGTAGGCCCTGTCCAGCTGGATCCTGCTGAAGCGCTTGTGCAGCCGGTACATCAAGGTCATGTCGGACACAGGGTGCACAGCTAGAGCTGCCTggaattcctcttcctcctccttctctggcTCAGTATTTTTGGCTAATTCATAAGTGTGATAATGCTGGCCCTGAAGTAGACAAAAGTCAGAAAGACTGGCATGGAAGCCAAGCTCACAGGGAAGCCTTCCTTCACTCCACGCATGCATTGGTTCCTCTTgccatgctgactgcagtgcCCAAAGATGAAAACATAACAGCTGCCTCCCCTAACTCTACCCTCCATACTATATGCCCACTTGCTCCCTGGTACCACAGTGCACTTTATCCAACCTCTAAAAACCTGTGGATCAGCAGCTGCTCCTAGGCTGAAATCCAAATACTGCATGCGCTCTGACCCCTCGTGTCTCAGCTTGGCCTTTCACCAATACTGCCACACCACAGTCCCTCGTTCCTCAAGCTCAGAGCAGAAGTTCACAGAAAAGCCCTTTTGCTGCCATGCAGTGGACAAGCAAGAACACAGGTTTTGTGAGGCTTAGCTACCACCCAGGCCAGAGAAGGCAGGTAGTACCTGGAGCTGGGAAACACAAGCGATGCCAAGGAAATCGATGATACACCGCCCTAGCCACTCATCTGGCCGCACACTGAGGATCTCATTGCGACAGCTGTCCAGGTGTGGATGGagcttcagcagcaggctgcGGGAGATCAGGTAGCCAAAGCCACCGTGACAGTACCGCGCCTGCTCATCCCCACCAATGAACTCCTCCGCTCGTCCCAAGTAGACATCTTGGTTAATACTCAGGTGTGTCACCAGAGCCTTGACCTGTTCAGCCTGGGCATAGGTGTCATCCTGCATGATGTAGAACCAATCATAGTCCGATCCAAAATGCTGATGGATGTAGTGCATGGTCTCATACATGAGCCAAATGGGACGCTCATCCCCATGGGCCACCAGCACCATGCCGTGAGGCACCTTGGCACTGCGCAGTCCAGTGAAGTACAGCAGGCGTGGGAAGTGATGGGCCACGGTTTTGTTCACAGCTACTGCCAGTGTGTTCAGGGTAGCCTTGGAGGTCAACACAGCCACAAACAGTCTCTCATGGAAGCCCAGTTCTGTCTGGATGTAGCGGGTTCTGTAAAGGAAGGACATAGCTATGTGACAAACAGATGAATGACAACAATCAAAGGATGATCActgaatgccaggttggaagggacataaaggatcatctggtccaacctttcttcaGACAAACATGGTCTAAACAAGCTGCCCCAGCTCCTGTTCAGCTAAATCTCAAACATGCCCAGTGTTGGAGACTCCCTGACATCCCTGGGAAGATTATTCCAATGGCTGATTGTTCTCATCAcgaaaaaaattcctcctgcatgcaatgggaatctccccaggaatAACTTTTGTCCATCACCCTCACCTTTTCCATAGGACCCCTTATAAAAATGGAGTTTCCAATCTTCTTTATACCCACCCTTTGCATACTGGAACATGGTGAGAAAGTCTATCATATGTCTTCtttttcccaggctgaacaactccagttctctcagccttttctcattcAGCAGCTTCCCGGTCcctggatcatctttatggcccttctctagatCCTTTCCAGTCTACCCACATCTTTTACATATAGCCTTTATCTGCTGGAACCTACCAATAGTGAAACTGTTAAGCCTGAAAGTAGAACTTTAAGAGAAAACTCACTAGTCAAAACACAATGCTGTAAAAGCACTCCTTTTCCTCAAGGAAACAACAATCCCACATTGTACATTTAACTTAGGAAACTGTGCTACTCTAAGTGAGAACAAAACAGAGCTAACCCCTTGCAAGTGTTATACATTATTAATGGCTCAAAAGTTTTTTCATTAATAGAATGGTTGAAAGAGTTTGGAGGAATAATTTAACATGTCTTAAGTAGTAAAGTAAGAAGCATTTTCAAACTTCTTGAGCACATCTGTTgccttttttaattaaaaaaataaccgACACTTGTTTTGCAGCCCCTTAAGATGTCAATTGTAGCCTTTGCCTTCTTGCACCATGTTATTGGTACGTAAGTATTTCATATGGCACACTCCACCGTGAGTCTGTTACCTCATACGAAGATTTAGAGCCTCAAACACCCTCCCCTAAGTGATTATTTCCCAGAGAAAAGCCTGGCCAAAAGAACAGGTCCTACCTGAGCACTTTTTTGTAAGGCTTGTTGGGGTCTCTGTAATACGGCACAATACGAGGCCTGAAGTCCTCATGGCCTGGGCCCGGCCCTCCATCCGCCTCCTCCGGACGCGCTCCGCCGGCGAGAGgctcggcccggcccggcgGCCCCGAGCACTGCTCCTCGCCTCCGCTCTGGCTCCAGGAGGCTCGCAGCAGGCTCAGGCTGCAGCCGAGAGAGAGGCCCAGGACAAGCGGCAGCACGGGCCGCAGCGCAGCCAGCAGCGCAGCCAGGCGCATAGCGGCGCTGGGGCCGGCGTCCAGCCGCGGGGCAGCGCGGTCCCGTTTGGCCGGGTGGAGACTGCTGCAGACCCGCTACGCCCGGTGCGGGCTCGCGGGGCAGCTCCGACGCTCGGAGAGCCAGCAGCCACGGGACATGGCCGGCGCAGGGCGCCCGGGGACAGACTACGGCGGGCGAGAACACGGTAGTCCCCTTGGGGCCACGCAGCAGCCCCCTCCGCCGACGTAAAGAGGTCACCAGCCCCGGTGCTCGCTCACCCGCAGGCAAGCGTGGCCCTTCTGCCCGCAGGCCGGTGGCAGGGGCCGAGGCAGCCCAGAGTTCCGGGCCGGAGCCGCAGAAGCGGTAACAGCGGCTCCCAACCGGCCGCGATCCCGCCGCTGCCACCTCAGCCGCCCCATCGCGACCCTCGCGCGCTTCCGCTTCCGCTTTCCGCTCTATCGTGCGCAGCAGACGCTCTGCCAGGCAAAGTCAGCCTCTATGATACCGTGTGGCGCGCGCGCACTGCGCGCCGAAGGCGGAACCTGAAGCCGGGACTGGCGCCAGCGGCGCGGTGCACGCCGGGAACACAGTACCCAGAAGCCGGCAGAGGGGGTGCGGACTCCGCCTTCTAGAGCTGCACGGCCGCCCGGCGCGGGTGACGCTAAGCCCTCCGATTGGCCGTGACTCCGGAGGGGCGGGGCGTGCGCACGCGGTAGCAGCTGTCCTGTTGCGACAGAAGGAAAGCGCGGATCGGCCGGTGCGGTCCGAGCGGGCGGTGCAGGCCGGGGCGcgcggcgcggcggcggcgTAGGACTAGGACTAGTGGGTCGGACCGGGTCGGGTAGGGTAGTGCGTGCGCGGGTAGCCTCGCGGGCGGCCGGGCGGGCAAGGAGATCTTGGCAGGGCCCGGCCCGACGGCGCCGCGTGCTCCGGGCCGGGCGGCTCGCCGGGCCGCCAAGGCGGGGAACTGGGGCGACCCGGATCGGCGCGGCCTAACGGCGCCTCTTACATCTCCGCCGCAGCCCCTCCGCCGCGCCATGCCCTCGGACCTGGCCAAGAAGAAGGCGGCTAAGAAGAAGGAGGCGGCCAAGGCCCGGCAGCGGCCGCGGCGGGCCGCGGAGGAGAACGGCGATGCCGGGTCCGAGCCGCAGGAGGTCCGGCCCCCAGAGGCCAACGGAACGTTGCTGCCAGGTGAGATGTGGCCCTACCGTAGTACAAGCCCCACCGTGCCGGCGGGTGTCCGGCTTTAGTCCGTGTGCTCTGCAGGGGACCGCGCTGCCGCTGTCTCTCTCAGACAAGTACGGTCCGCATCTTCTGGTACTTGATGTCCACACCGGAGTGGGCGTTTTAGGTTGTTTCCTTTTAATCTGCCGCAGGAGCTATGGCAGCGCCCAAATTCTTAATGCTCTTACTGACATTGCTGTTGAACCCTGTTTATCTGCCTCTCTGGGACACCATGAGCCCCGCTGCGTTAATGAGAGTGGTTTTAGCAACAAAGAGCTGCTGAGCCCTCTGAAGGAAGCAGGCCAGGAGCTGCtaacagacacagggctgagttttttccttcctcctgcccacccGTGGCCGCAGCCGCTGGCCACCCGAGCTCTCCCGGGCTCAGCCTACATTGCGTCGCTCTCGGTGCGTGGCACTGATTCCGGGCAGCCGGAGGCCAGACGGGGGCTGGCCTCCGGGGACGTTCCTGGGCGCTGGCGCGAGGCCGGCGGCTCGAACTGCAGGCGGACCGCGGGCCCGGCGCCGCTCGGACCGAGCCGGCCAATCGCCGGCCGCTTTCGCGGGTTATTTGCATTTAGCTTTGCTATTGGCGGAGCGCGGCGGGGCCGAGCCGCGGGCAGGGGCGCACGGAGGAGGCCTCCCACGCGTGCGGGTCGCACCGGCGGCTGCCTGGGAAGCAGGCAGTGGCCAGTGGGGAGTTGCCTGGTTCTGTTGGCCCTTCGCTGATCTGCGTGcgc from Indicator indicator isolate 239-I01 chromosome 20, UM_Iind_1.1, whole genome shotgun sequence encodes the following:
- the CHPF2 gene encoding chondroitin sulfate glucuronyltransferase isoform X1, encoding MRLAALLAALRPVLPLVLGLSLGCSLSLLRASWSQSGGEEQCSGPPGRAEPLAGGARPEEADGGPGPGHEDFRPRIVPYYRDPNKPYKKVLRTRYIQTELGFHERLFVAVLTSKATLNTLAVAVNKTVAHHFPRLLYFTGLRSAKVPHGMVLVAHGDERPIWLMYETMHYIHQHFGSDYDWFYIMQDDTYAQAEQVKALVTHLSINQDVYLGRAEEFIGGDEQARYCHGGFGYLISRSLLLKLHPHLDSCRNEILSVRPDEWLGRCIIDFLGIACVSQLQMQIRNLTSLTPAGEAGLTWPVGINAPFLPKSRFEVISWDYFTEQHLFSCPDGSPKCELSGASKADVSEIIDSALEQLNRRYQPLLRFSKRQLLNGYRRFDPTRGMEYTLDLLLEAVTQKGHSHVLAKRVSLVRPLSKVEIIPMPYVTEATRVQLVLPLTVQDLDFVANFLDVFAMNTLDTHDNALLTLLFIYHPYDAQRVSQVDVFAGVKAMVGELEKRYAEVKIPWISVKTEVPSQVKLMDIVSKKHPVDTLFFLASVWTEINMEFLNRCRMNTISNWQVFFPVHFQEFNPALVYRSEQAASSGTDFLRDGHFDRHSFAEACFYNSDYMTARTKLAADILDQDEVLESMEVFDVFLHYSGLHLFRAVEPGLVQKYALRSCNPRLSEELYHRCVLSNLEGLASRSHLAMALFEQEQANST
- the CHPF2 gene encoding chondroitin sulfate glucuronyltransferase isoform X2, which encodes MRLAALLAALRPVLPLVLGLSLGCSLSLLRASWSQSGGEEQCSGPPGRAEPLAGGARPEEADGGPGPGHEDFRPRIVPYYRDPNKPYKKVLRTRYIQTELGFHERLFVAVLTSKATLNTLAVAVNKTVAHHFPRLLYFTGLRSAKVPHGMVLVAHGDERPIWLMYETMHYIHQHFGSDYDWFYIMQDDTYAQAEQVKALVTHLSINQDVYLGRAEEFIGGDEQARYCHGGFGYLISRSLLLKLHPHLDSCRNEILSVRPDEWLGRCIIDFLGIACVSQLQGQHYHTYELAKNTEPEKEEEEEFQAALAVHPVSDMTLMYRLHKRFSRIQLDRAYQEIQDLQMQIRNLTSLTPAGEAGLTWPVGINAPFLPKSRFEVISWDYFTEQHLFSCPDGSPKCELSGASKADVSEIIDSALEQLNRRYQPLLRFSKRQLLNGYRRFDPTRGMEYTLDLLLEAVTQKGHSHVLAKRVSLVRPLSKVEIIPMPYVTEATRVQLVLPLTVQDLDFVANFLDVFAMNTLDTHDNALLTLLFIYHPYDAQRVSQVDVFAGVKAMVGELEKRYAEVKIPWISVKTEVPSQVKLMDIVSKKHPVDTLFFLASVWTEINMEFLNRCRMNTISNWQVFFPVHFQEFNPALVYRSEQAASSGTDFLRDGHFDRHSFAEACFYNSDYMTARTKLAADILDQDEVLESMEVFDVFLHYSGLHLFRAVEPGLVQKYALRSCNPRLSEELYHRCVLSNLEGLASRSHLAMALFEQEQANST